In Nocardioides cavernae, a single genomic region encodes these proteins:
- the hemQ gene encoding hydrogen peroxide-dependent heme synthase, with translation MSESTETQSNAARTRELNDTIRYTMWSVFRLRDVLGDAADRAAEATDVEALLEVLAEQDVVVRGIYDVSGLRADADVMVWWHAADSQQLQGAYNAFRRTAFGRRLDPVWSQMALHRPAEFNKSHIPAFLADEEPRAHVCVYPFVRSYEWYLLDDGERRRMLAQHGQQARGYADVRANTVASFALGDYEWMLAFEADELHRIVDLMRDLRASDARRHVREEVPFYTGARVTPQELLDRLP, from the coding sequence ATGAGCGAGTCCACCGAGACGCAGTCCAACGCAGCCCGCACGCGGGAGCTCAACGACACCATCCGCTACACGATGTGGTCGGTCTTCCGGCTCCGCGACGTCCTGGGCGACGCCGCCGACCGCGCCGCCGAGGCGACCGACGTCGAGGCGCTCCTCGAGGTGCTGGCCGAGCAGGACGTCGTCGTGCGCGGCATCTACGACGTCAGCGGCCTGCGTGCCGATGCCGACGTCATGGTGTGGTGGCACGCCGCCGACTCCCAGCAGCTGCAGGGCGCCTACAACGCCTTCCGGCGCACGGCCTTCGGCCGCCGCCTCGACCCGGTGTGGTCGCAGATGGCGCTGCACCGCCCGGCGGAGTTCAACAAGTCGCACATCCCGGCGTTCCTGGCCGACGAGGAGCCCCGCGCCCACGTGTGCGTCTACCCGTTCGTGCGGTCCTACGAGTGGTACCTCCTCGACGACGGCGAGCGTCGCCGGATGCTCGCCCAGCACGGCCAACAGGCTCGCGGCTATGCCGACGTGCGCGCCAACACCGTCGCCTCCTTCGCGCTCGGCGACTACGAGTGGATGCTCGCCTTCGAGGCCGACGAGCTGCACCGGATCGTCGACCTGATGCGCGACCTGCGCGCGTCGGACGCTCGTCGCCACGTGCGCGAGGAGGTGCCGTTCTACACCGGCGCCCGGGTCACGCCGCAGGAGCTGCTCGACCGCCTGCCCTGA
- a CDS encoding cysteine dioxygenase, with protein sequence MTATFPASQAPAVRSTGRASSRTTDRRQAARTALAEHLATHDPLAHVDLTVPERTWARVGTGVGADIWLITWPAGSSTGWHDHGSASGAFVVLTGSLTEYVWTGVATAGTLGASSVREFDGSHIHDVVNHGTETAVSLHSYAPGLAAMTRYELVRGRLQVTSVEQRSESW encoded by the coding sequence ATGACCGCCACCTTCCCCGCCTCCCAGGCCCCCGCCGTCCGCTCGACGGGTCGTGCGTCGAGCCGCACGACCGACCGACGACAGGCTGCCCGCACCGCGCTGGCCGAGCACCTCGCCACCCATGACCCCCTCGCGCACGTCGACCTGACCGTCCCGGAGCGCACCTGGGCCCGCGTCGGGACCGGTGTCGGTGCCGACATCTGGCTGATCACCTGGCCCGCCGGCTCGAGCACCGGCTGGCACGACCACGGCTCGGCGAGCGGTGCCTTCGTCGTCCTCACGGGGTCGCTGACCGAGTACGTCTGGACCGGAGTTGCCACGGCCGGGACCCTCGGTGCGTCGTCGGTGCGCGAGTTCGACGGCAGCCACATCCACGACGTCGTCAACCACGGCACCGAGACCGCCGTCTCCTTGCACTCCTACGCCCCGGGCCTGGCCGCGATGACGCGCTACGAGCTGGTCCGCGGACGGCTGCAGGTCACCAGCGTCGAGCAGCGCAGCGAGTCCTGGTGA
- a CDS encoding rhodanese-like domain-containing protein translates to MSTVSSVRYDGIDALLADARSRLERVDVETAYREALGGAVLVDIRPAAQRAAEGEVHPAVGPLVVERNVLEWRFDPRSDARLEEASYDTRILVLCQEGYTSSLAADALRSLGLDATDVVGGFKAWREAHLPVACRGDG, encoded by the coding sequence GTGAGCACCGTCTCGAGCGTCCGGTACGACGGCATCGACGCCCTGCTCGCCGACGCGCGCAGCCGGCTGGAGCGGGTCGACGTCGAGACCGCCTACCGGGAGGCGCTCGGGGGCGCGGTGCTCGTCGACATCCGCCCCGCGGCACAGCGGGCGGCCGAGGGGGAGGTGCACCCCGCGGTGGGTCCGCTGGTGGTCGAGCGCAACGTGCTCGAGTGGCGGTTCGACCCGCGCTCGGACGCGCGCCTGGAAGAGGCGTCGTACGACACCCGCATCCTGGTGCTGTGCCAGGAGGGCTACACCTCCAGCCTGGCCGCCGACGCGCTGCGCAGCCTCGGCCTCGACGCCACCGACGTGGTGGGCGGCTTCAAGGCGTGGCGCGAGGCGCACCTGCCGGTCGCGTGCCGCGGCGACGGCTGA
- a CDS encoding NYN domain-containing protein encodes MESHAAADRIAVMIDADNTRPAYADEVLGEVAKYGDPTIRRVYGDWTNPHLTQWARKLNRLGLRAMHQNAYTSGKNSTDLALVIDAMDLLYDGNVEAFALVTSDSDFTSLAHRLRESGKKVYVLGENKAPESLRNACDKFIDLAVVADRPGDGEDADDDADDAGEADTPSINLQSALTRAVNAVSDDEGWALLPALGNQLVRTHPSFDARNFAGPGARLSTLITAQPYLETSGNGNALRVRLKGHKPTGRKAPDKNVPDKEAPTQAPPKAAPPKVTTTKRTAKRASSKKA; translated from the coding sequence ATGGAGTCCCACGCAGCCGCCGACCGGATCGCGGTGATGATCGACGCCGACAACACGCGGCCGGCCTATGCAGACGAGGTGCTGGGCGAGGTCGCGAAGTACGGCGACCCGACGATCCGGCGCGTGTACGGCGACTGGACCAACCCGCACCTCACCCAGTGGGCGCGCAAGCTCAACCGCCTCGGCCTGCGCGCGATGCACCAGAACGCCTACACGTCCGGCAAGAACTCCACCGACCTCGCGCTCGTGATCGACGCGATGGACCTGCTGTACGACGGCAACGTCGAGGCGTTCGCGCTGGTCACCAGCGACAGCGACTTCACCAGCCTCGCCCACCGCCTGCGCGAGTCGGGCAAGAAGGTCTACGTGCTCGGGGAGAACAAGGCGCCGGAGTCGCTGCGCAACGCCTGCGACAAGTTCATCGACCTCGCGGTGGTCGCCGACCGGCCCGGCGACGGCGAGGACGCCGACGACGACGCCGACGACGCGGGCGAGGCGGACACCCCCTCGATCAACCTGCAGAGCGCGCTCACCCGCGCGGTCAACGCGGTCTCCGACGACGAGGGTTGGGCGCTCCTCCCCGCCCTGGGCAACCAGCTGGTCCGCACCCACCCGTCCTTCGACGCGCGAAACTTCGCCGGTCCGGGCGCGCGGCTGAGCACCCTCATCACCGCCCAGCCCTACCTGGAGACCTCCGGCAACGGCAACGCGCTGCGGGTGCGGCTCAAGGGCCACAAGCCGACCGGCCGGAAGGCGCCTGACAAGAACGTGCCCGACAAGGAGGCGCCCACCCAGGCACCGCCCAAGGCGGCGCCGCCGAAGGTCACCACCACCAAGCGCACCGCCAAGCGGGCGTCGAGCAAGAAGGCCT
- a CDS encoding protoporphyrinogen/coproporphyrinogen oxidase, which translates to MRRDAVVVGGGIAGLVAARGIAATGCDVLLLEGSPQVGGKLRSAEVAGLTVDVGAEAMLARRPEGLSLAAELGAEVVHPTPATSAVWSRGSLRAMPRSLMGVPFDLDQLAASGVLSPEGLARASAEAATTVDDDVSVGDLVAARLGDELVDRLVEPLLGGVYAGHAHHISAAAAVPQLLAMARRGSLLEQASGVPASVAPVFAALPGGMGRMPGLVADGGGFEVRTSATVRALRRTPSGWALTVGPTTSAETIEADVVVLATPAAATARLLGEVLPDAAAELAAVDAASVAVVTLAFRAQDVPDALFDRSGFLVPPVERRTIKASTFSFAKWAWVRDLDRDVVVLRTSLGRHREEATLQAGDEGLVRVSLADLAAMAGITARPVDTHVQRWGGALPQYAVGHLDRVARIRAAVSGQPGLAVCGAAYDGVGIPAVIGSARQAVASVTRAE; encoded by the coding sequence GTGAGGCGTGACGCGGTGGTCGTGGGTGGCGGGATCGCCGGTCTGGTCGCGGCCCGGGGCATCGCCGCCACCGGCTGCGACGTCCTGCTGCTCGAGGGTTCGCCCCAGGTCGGCGGCAAGCTCCGCAGCGCGGAGGTCGCCGGACTGACCGTCGACGTCGGCGCCGAGGCGATGCTCGCCCGTCGACCCGAGGGCCTGTCGCTCGCCGCCGAGCTCGGCGCCGAGGTGGTCCACCCGACGCCCGCGACGTCGGCGGTGTGGTCGCGCGGGTCCCTGCGCGCGATGCCGCGCTCGCTGATGGGCGTCCCCTTCGACCTCGACCAGCTCGCCGCCAGCGGTGTGCTCAGCCCCGAGGGCCTGGCGCGCGCGAGCGCCGAGGCCGCCACCACCGTCGACGACGACGTCTCCGTCGGCGACCTGGTCGCGGCACGGCTCGGCGACGAGCTCGTCGACCGCCTCGTCGAGCCGCTGCTCGGAGGCGTGTACGCCGGCCACGCCCACCACATCTCGGCGGCCGCGGCCGTGCCGCAGTTGCTCGCCATGGCCCGCCGCGGCAGCCTGCTCGAGCAGGCCTCAGGCGTGCCGGCCTCGGTCGCCCCGGTCTTCGCCGCCCTGCCCGGCGGGATGGGCCGAATGCCCGGCCTGGTCGCCGACGGCGGTGGCTTCGAGGTGCGCACCTCGGCGACCGTCCGCGCGCTGCGTCGTACGCCGTCGGGCTGGGCGCTGACCGTCGGCCCGACCACCAGCGCCGAGACGATCGAGGCCGACGTGGTCGTGCTCGCAACCCCCGCAGCAGCCACCGCCCGCCTCCTCGGCGAGGTGCTCCCGGACGCCGCGGCGGAGCTCGCCGCGGTCGACGCCGCCAGCGTCGCCGTCGTCACGCTGGCCTTCCGGGCCCAGGACGTCCCCGACGCGCTGTTCGACCGGTCCGGGTTCCTCGTGCCGCCCGTCGAGCGGCGCACCATCAAGGCCTCGACCTTCTCCTTCGCCAAGTGGGCGTGGGTGCGCGACCTCGACCGTGACGTCGTGGTGCTCCGCACCTCGCTCGGACGTCACCGTGAGGAGGCCACCCTCCAGGCCGGTGACGAGGGGCTGGTGCGGGTGTCCCTCGCCGACCTCGCTGCCATGGCGGGCATCACCGCCCGGCCCGTCGACACCCACGTCCAGCGGTGGGGCGGCGCCCTGCCGCAGTACGCCGTCGGCCACCTCGACCGGGTCGCGCGGATCCGCGCCGCCGTCAGCGGACAGCCGGGGCTCGCGGTCTGCGGGGCGGCGTACGACGGTGTCGGCATCCCGGCGGTGATCGGCTCGGCCCGGCAGGCCGTGGCCTCGGTCACACGGGCAGAATGA